In the Candidatus Baltobacteraceae bacterium genome, one interval contains:
- a CDS encoding ATP-binding cassette domain-containing protein: MRNVDVSFGGVHALRSFSISLDAGEIHGLIGPNGAGKTTAINTLCGVVERQGGEIEVGGRPINPRPRRLVEYGIGRTFQKPAIFFDLSALENVLVGAHAQGRTGVINGSLGTNLALKEDRELSTRAVELLRAVGYEQDPSEPAKRLAFGPQRQIEVARTLISEPRILLLDEPTAGLTGAEIARLAAMLRSVRDERGVTILLVEHNVPFVFGLCNTVTAMHEGARIASGTPVEIRVNEAVVESYLGPHHGETVKSAPIEPQAGEVTRILDVRDLTSGYGNTTIIRDASLHVGTGEIVALLGRNGAGKTTLLNTILGDPRPRSGDVVWEGRSIRGLSTDRIVTAGIGLVPQQRAIIARQSVDDNLLLATFGIRLSRAEFAARVDEMMTRFPRLAQRRTSLGGSLSGGERQMLAIAKVLMRRPKLLLLDEPSIGLAPTIVDELASIVAQLRDEGLPVMIAEQNVTWVAPIARRAYLIEGGRIIEEGAPSVLAESEALAERYLGSIQG, from the coding sequence ATGCGTAACGTCGACGTCTCATTCGGCGGCGTGCACGCTCTCCGCAGCTTCTCGATCTCGCTCGACGCGGGCGAGATTCATGGACTCATTGGGCCGAACGGCGCCGGGAAGACGACCGCAATCAACACGTTGTGCGGCGTCGTGGAACGGCAGGGTGGCGAAATCGAAGTTGGCGGCCGGCCGATCAATCCACGACCGCGCCGTCTTGTCGAGTACGGCATCGGGCGCACGTTTCAAAAGCCGGCAATCTTCTTCGACCTCAGCGCGCTCGAGAATGTCTTAGTCGGCGCGCACGCTCAGGGTAGGACGGGCGTCATCAATGGGTCGCTCGGAACGAATCTCGCTTTGAAAGAGGACCGCGAGCTCTCCACGCGCGCCGTCGAGCTGTTGCGCGCGGTCGGATACGAGCAAGATCCCAGCGAGCCCGCGAAACGCTTGGCCTTCGGCCCACAGCGGCAAATCGAAGTCGCGCGGACGCTGATAAGTGAGCCGCGTATTCTGCTGCTCGACGAGCCGACGGCTGGCCTGACCGGCGCGGAAATCGCGCGTCTTGCCGCGATGCTTCGTTCGGTGCGTGACGAACGCGGCGTGACGATCTTGCTGGTCGAACATAACGTCCCGTTCGTCTTCGGGTTGTGCAACACGGTCACCGCAATGCACGAAGGGGCACGCATCGCATCCGGAACGCCGGTCGAGATTCGGGTCAACGAAGCAGTTGTCGAGTCGTATCTGGGTCCACATCATGGTGAGACCGTCAAATCGGCGCCCATCGAACCGCAAGCGGGCGAGGTGACGCGCATTCTCGACGTGCGCGATCTGACGTCGGGTTATGGAAACACCACGATCATTCGCGATGCGAGCTTGCACGTCGGCACGGGCGAGATCGTCGCGCTGCTCGGGCGAAACGGTGCCGGGAAGACGACACTGCTCAACACGATTCTTGGCGATCCGCGTCCGCGCAGCGGCGACGTCGTCTGGGAAGGCCGCTCGATTCGCGGGCTGAGTACGGATCGCATCGTCACAGCCGGAATCGGTTTGGTTCCACAACAGCGCGCGATCATCGCGCGCCAATCGGTCGATGACAATCTCCTTCTCGCGACGTTCGGAATTCGTCTCTCGCGCGCCGAGTTTGCCGCGCGCGTCGACGAGATGATGACGCGCTTTCCACGACTTGCGCAGCGCCGCACCTCGCTTGGCGGAAGTCTGAGCGGCGGTGAGCGCCAGATGCTGGCGATCGCGAAAGTGCTGATGCGCCGGCCAAAATTGCTGTTGCTCGACGAGCCTTCGATCGGGCTCGCACCAACGATCGTCGACGAGCTTGCGTCGATCGTCGCGCAATTGCGTGACGAAGGTCTTCCGGTGATGATCGCCGAGCAAAACGTCACATGGGTTGCTCCCATTGCACGCCGCGCGTACCTCATCGAGGGCGGTCGCATTATCGAGGAAGGCGCACCATCCGTCCTCGCCGAGTCGGAAGCTCTCGCCGAGCGCTATCTCGGCTCCATCCAAGGCTGA